A portion of the Chaetodon trifascialis isolate fChaTrf1 chromosome 7, fChaTrf1.hap1, whole genome shotgun sequence genome contains these proteins:
- the pbxip1b gene encoding pre-B-cell leukemia homeobox interacting protein 1b isoform X1, with product MSGGSSANNSWTILTPEETVTETLRPLAVETEHHEDSVTSAAGSGENQPAGGAESAEVLPVEGHPISEEKTAELSGDTSTEQHTSMPTAITDAPVPTSLEGSSSFVPGSDAHSQSEGLPEGSVQSNPDPDSFSDSYTHITPSPDEPPSMLLSTETLGGSEFTHEEERHTQEGTLHPLNGEGLQQEVGDSDLSTTTTDIGKQADSPVDSQVGEERTEKIGEGGEPEVRRRRSLLAALERIGRTEEEEEGEEEFQLPQREEDSGFSVNKCILGAVILLGLGTIFFSGVFMDLDEESDYGTGELKDAELPGKQEWFNQDVPPPPVDADSTELLNKLAKGNQQISVLQAQLQAQKEELKVAKGQAAEGAKERLLWEEMEKENSRLKKEMASLPVLQKENERMKRELESVLALQKELETLRSTVTELKLSSGTSEGAQAPVKHTTSPPSGQPEDSMQRTAGSIERQPRKPWDDQREKNKDMKRDKNYMDEKKDRKERDKSKWKEEEKKQRKDGGTTEWKKGKHEQGKFDKEKDKESKQKNEETKKWKEKDLKKEKASRGDEGKPWKDREGKKEWIEKRERKEWKEEKDWKKAKHDKVSEGKQWQSKEEKKDWKVGKDHGEKHKGREEWKGEKEWKNGKDDYKGSGREEKWERKDKKEKGEKKEWKKDSAWKSKNGKDQSKEGKWKGERKQWEESKNHGKGSKWKDERNKNEWKSKNDREDKEWKRNDERKQWKENEWKSKNGKDGKEWKRNDERKQWKENEWKSKNGKDDKEWKWNDERKQRKENEWKSKNGKDDKEWKRKDERKQWNENEWKSKNDREDKEWKRKDERKQWNENEWKSKNERKQWENKEEQWKRGGQKERKYNGDLNKDTSSSHQHKDEHRFTSNHGHEEEHLWGDRKPPHTHRRPSLEQPEYWVQQRERLQHNPKPPQHCNSLETCAQAEGLIPVPFPEFEAILQSYLAKAEEVGVDASKREELKKLATEFFKDGVFVHDQMSFQDFVEDLVDVLEDMVEGDGEEEDSAIEDEMEEFEREVLKKFSVPGAGDKEGRPKGEWRMESVRGRG from the exons ATGTCTGGTGGTAGCAGTGCTAACAACAGCTGGACCATCCTCACTCCTGAG GAAACTGTCACTGAAACCCTGAGGCCTTTGGCTGTGGAGACAGAGCACCATGAAGACAGCGTCACATCTGCAGCAG GTTCTGGGGAGAACCAGCCTGCAGGTGGTGCAGAATCTGCAGAGGTACTCCCTGTGGAGGGCCACCCG AtatcagaagaaaaaacagccgAACTAAGTGGAGACACAAGCACAGAGCAACACACCTCCATGCCCACCGCCATCACTGATGCCCCTGTTCCTACCTCTTTGGAAGGGTCCAGCAGCTTTGTCCCTGGCAGTGATGCACACAGCCAGTCAGAGGGCCTACCTGAGGGCTCGGTACAGTCCAACCCTGACCCCGACTCATTTTCTGACTCCTACACCCACATAACCCCCTCCCCCGATGAGCCCCCATCCATGCTACtgagcacagagactctgggaGGGTCGGAGTTCACACATGAGGAAGAGAGGCATACACAGGAAGGAACACTGCATCCGCTAAACGGGGAGGGGCTACAACAGGAAGTGGGGGATTCAGACCTGTCTACGACGACGACTGACATAGGGAAACAGGCAG ACTCCCCTGTGGATTCACAGGTAGGTGAGGAGAGGACTGAGAAGataggagaggggggagagccagaggtgaggaggaggaggtcccTCTTGGCAGCTCTGGAAAGGATcggaaggacagaggaggaagaggaaggagaggaagagtttCAGCTGCCTCAACGAGAGGAAGACAGTGGGTTCTCTGTGAACAAGTGCATCCTGGGTGCTGTCATTCTGTTGGGCCTTGGCACCATCTTTTTTTCAG GTGTCTTCATGGACCTGGATGAAG AGAGTGACTATGGTACAGGGGAGCTGAAAGACGCAGAGTTACCAGGAAAACAG GAGTGGTTCAATCAAGATGTTCCTCCACCCCCAGTAGATGCTGACAGTACAGAGCTTCTAAATAAATTAGCCAAAGGGAACCAGCAGATTTCTGTGCTACAAGCCCAACTTCAG gcACAGAAAGAAGAGCTAAAAGTAGCCAAgggacaggcagcagagggagcAAAGGAGCGGCTGCTgtgggaggagatggagaaggaaAACAGTAGGTTGAAGAAAGAGATGGCATCTCTCCCTGTCCTTCAGAAAGAGAacgagaggatgaagagagagcTGGAGTCTGTCCTGGCCCTACAGAAAGAACTAGAAACACTGAGATCCACTGTGACTGAATTAAAACTCTCCTCAG GGACCAGTGAAGGAGCTCAAGCACCTGTGAAGCACACTACATCGCCCCCCAGTGGCCAGCCAGAGGACAGCATGCAGCGCACAGCTGGATCTATAGAGAGACAGCCAAGGAAGCCATGGGATGaccagagggagaaaaacaaagatatGAAGAGGGATAAAAATTACATGGATGAGAAGAaggacaggaaagagagagacaaatccAAAtggaaggaagaagagaaaaaacagcGCAAAGATGGAGGTACGACAGAATGGAAAAAGGGAAAGCATGAGCAAGGAAAGTTTGAcaaggagaaagataaagaaTCTAAGCAAAAGAACGAGGAGACAAAAAAGTGGAAAGAGAAGGActtgaagaaagaaaaggcaagCAGAGGTGATGAAGGAAAGCCATGGAAGGATAGGGAAGGTAAGAAAGAGTGgatagaaaagagagagagaaaagaatggaaggaggagaaagactggaaaaaggCAAAGCATGACAAAGTTAGTGAGGGTAAACAATGGCAGagtaaggaggagaagaaggattGGAAGGTAGGAAAAGACCATGGAGAGAAGCACAAGGGCAGGGAGGAATGGAAGGGAGAGAAGGAATGGAAGAACGGGAAAGATGACTACAAGGGAAGTGGCAGAGAAGAGAAatgggagagaaaagacaagaaagaaaaaggagagaagaaagagtgGAAGAAAGACAGTGCCTGGAAGAGTAAAAATGGCAAGGATCAAAGTAAAGAAGGGAAATGGAAAGGTGAAAGGAAACAGTGGGAAGAGAGCAAAAATCATGGCAAAGGAAGTAAGTGGAAGGATGAGAGGAATAAGAATGAGTGGAAGAGTAAAAATGATAGAGAGGATAAGGAATGGAAGAGGAACGATGAGAGGAAGCAGTGGAAAGAGAATGAGTGGAAGAGTAAAAATGGTAAAGATGGTAAGGAATGGAAGAGGAACGATGAGAGGAAGCAGTGGAAAGAGAATGAATGGAAGAGTAAAAATGGTAAAGATGATAAGGAATGGAAGTGGAACGATGAGAGGAAGCAGCGGAAAGAGAATGAGTGGAAGAGTAAAAATGGTAAAGATGATAAGGAATGGAAGAGGAAAGACGAGAGGAAGCAGTGGAATGAGAATGAATGGAAGAGTAAAAATGATAGAGAGGATAAGGAATGGAAGaggaaagatgagaggaaacaGTGGAATGAGAATGAGTGGAAGAGtaaaaatgagaggaaacagtgggaaaacaaagaagagcagtggaagagaggaggacaaaaagaaagaaaatacaatggAGATCTAAACAAGGACACATCAAGCTCCCATCAACACAAAGATGAGCACAGATTTACCAGTAACCATGGCCACGAGGAAGAGCATCTGTGGGGAGACAGGAagcctcctcacacacaccgCCGACCCTCCCTGGAACAGCCCGAGTACTGGGTCCAGCAGAGAGAGCGCCTCCAGCACAACCCCAAACCCCCACAGCATTGTAACTCATTGGAGACCTGCGCCCAGGCTGAGGGGCTCATCCCTGTCCCCTTCCCGGAGTTCGAAGCCATCCTCCAATCTTACCTAGCCAAGGcggaggaggtgggggtggatGCTTCCAAAAGAGAAGAGCTCAAAAAGCTTGCCACTGAATTCTTCAAGGATGGAGTCTTTGTTCATGACCAGATGAGCTTTCAAGATTTTGTCGAGGATTTGGTAGATGTTTTGGAAGACATGGTGGAAGGAGATGGTGAAGAAGAGGATAGCGCCATAGAGGACGAAATGGAGGAGTTTGAAAGGGAGGTCCTGAAAAAGTTTTCAGTGCCAGGAGCTGGAGACAAAGAGGGGAGGCCCAAAGGggagtggaggatggagagcgTACGAGGACGTGGCTGA
- the pbxip1b gene encoding pre-B-cell leukemia homeobox interacting protein 1b isoform X3: MSGGSSANNSWTILTPEETVTETLRPLAVETEHHEDSVTSAAGSGENQPAGGAESAEVLPVEGHPISEEKTAELSGDTSTEQHTSMPTAITDAPVPTSLEGSSSFVPGSDAHSQSEGLPEGSVQSNPDPDSFSDSYTHITPSPDEPPSMLLSTETLGGSEFTHEEERHTQEGTLHPLNGEGLQQEVGDSDLSTTTTDIGKQADSPVDSQVGEERTEKIGEGGEPEVRRRRSLLAALERIGRTEEEEEGEEEFQLPQREEDSGFSVNKCILGAVILLGLGTIFFSGVFMDLDEESDYGTGELKDAELPGKQEWFNQDVPPPPVDADSTELLNKLAKGNQQISVLQAQLQAQKEELKVAKGQAAEGAKERLLWEEMEKENRTSEGAQAPVKHTTSPPSGQPEDSMQRTAGSIERQPRKPWDDQREKNKDMKRDKNYMDEKKDRKERDKSKWKEEEKKQRKDGGTTEWKKGKHEQGKFDKEKDKESKQKNEETKKWKEKDLKKEKASRGDEGKPWKDREGKKEWIEKRERKEWKEEKDWKKAKHDKVSEGKQWQSKEEKKDWKVGKDHGEKHKGREEWKGEKEWKNGKDDYKGSGREEKWERKDKKEKGEKKEWKKDSAWKSKNGKDQSKEGKWKGERKQWEESKNHGKGSKWKDERNKNEWKSKNDREDKEWKRNDERKQWKENEWKSKNGKDGKEWKRNDERKQWKENEWKSKNGKDDKEWKWNDERKQRKENEWKSKNGKDDKEWKRKDERKQWNENEWKSKNDREDKEWKRKDERKQWNENEWKSKNERKQWENKEEQWKRGGQKERKYNGDLNKDTSSSHQHKDEHRFTSNHGHEEEHLWGDRKPPHTHRRPSLEQPEYWVQQRERLQHNPKPPQHCNSLETCAQAEGLIPVPFPEFEAILQSYLAKAEEVGVDASKREELKKLATEFFKDGVFVHDQMSFQDFVEDLVDVLEDMVEGDGEEEDSAIEDEMEEFEREVLKKFSVPGAGDKEGRPKGEWRMESVRGRG; this comes from the exons ATGTCTGGTGGTAGCAGTGCTAACAACAGCTGGACCATCCTCACTCCTGAG GAAACTGTCACTGAAACCCTGAGGCCTTTGGCTGTGGAGACAGAGCACCATGAAGACAGCGTCACATCTGCAGCAG GTTCTGGGGAGAACCAGCCTGCAGGTGGTGCAGAATCTGCAGAGGTACTCCCTGTGGAGGGCCACCCG AtatcagaagaaaaaacagccgAACTAAGTGGAGACACAAGCACAGAGCAACACACCTCCATGCCCACCGCCATCACTGATGCCCCTGTTCCTACCTCTTTGGAAGGGTCCAGCAGCTTTGTCCCTGGCAGTGATGCACACAGCCAGTCAGAGGGCCTACCTGAGGGCTCGGTACAGTCCAACCCTGACCCCGACTCATTTTCTGACTCCTACACCCACATAACCCCCTCCCCCGATGAGCCCCCATCCATGCTACtgagcacagagactctgggaGGGTCGGAGTTCACACATGAGGAAGAGAGGCATACACAGGAAGGAACACTGCATCCGCTAAACGGGGAGGGGCTACAACAGGAAGTGGGGGATTCAGACCTGTCTACGACGACGACTGACATAGGGAAACAGGCAG ACTCCCCTGTGGATTCACAGGTAGGTGAGGAGAGGACTGAGAAGataggagaggggggagagccagaggtgaggaggaggaggtcccTCTTGGCAGCTCTGGAAAGGATcggaaggacagaggaggaagaggaaggagaggaagagtttCAGCTGCCTCAACGAGAGGAAGACAGTGGGTTCTCTGTGAACAAGTGCATCCTGGGTGCTGTCATTCTGTTGGGCCTTGGCACCATCTTTTTTTCAG GTGTCTTCATGGACCTGGATGAAG AGAGTGACTATGGTACAGGGGAGCTGAAAGACGCAGAGTTACCAGGAAAACAG GAGTGGTTCAATCAAGATGTTCCTCCACCCCCAGTAGATGCTGACAGTACAGAGCTTCTAAATAAATTAGCCAAAGGGAACCAGCAGATTTCTGTGCTACAAGCCCAACTTCAG gcACAGAAAGAAGAGCTAAAAGTAGCCAAgggacaggcagcagagggagcAAAGGAGCGGCTGCTgtgggaggagatggagaaggaaAACA GGACCAGTGAAGGAGCTCAAGCACCTGTGAAGCACACTACATCGCCCCCCAGTGGCCAGCCAGAGGACAGCATGCAGCGCACAGCTGGATCTATAGAGAGACAGCCAAGGAAGCCATGGGATGaccagagggagaaaaacaaagatatGAAGAGGGATAAAAATTACATGGATGAGAAGAaggacaggaaagagagagacaaatccAAAtggaaggaagaagagaaaaaacagcGCAAAGATGGAGGTACGACAGAATGGAAAAAGGGAAAGCATGAGCAAGGAAAGTTTGAcaaggagaaagataaagaaTCTAAGCAAAAGAACGAGGAGACAAAAAAGTGGAAAGAGAAGGActtgaagaaagaaaaggcaagCAGAGGTGATGAAGGAAAGCCATGGAAGGATAGGGAAGGTAAGAAAGAGTGgatagaaaagagagagagaaaagaatggaaggaggagaaagactggaaaaaggCAAAGCATGACAAAGTTAGTGAGGGTAAACAATGGCAGagtaaggaggagaagaaggattGGAAGGTAGGAAAAGACCATGGAGAGAAGCACAAGGGCAGGGAGGAATGGAAGGGAGAGAAGGAATGGAAGAACGGGAAAGATGACTACAAGGGAAGTGGCAGAGAAGAGAAatgggagagaaaagacaagaaagaaaaaggagagaagaaagagtgGAAGAAAGACAGTGCCTGGAAGAGTAAAAATGGCAAGGATCAAAGTAAAGAAGGGAAATGGAAAGGTGAAAGGAAACAGTGGGAAGAGAGCAAAAATCATGGCAAAGGAAGTAAGTGGAAGGATGAGAGGAATAAGAATGAGTGGAAGAGTAAAAATGATAGAGAGGATAAGGAATGGAAGAGGAACGATGAGAGGAAGCAGTGGAAAGAGAATGAGTGGAAGAGTAAAAATGGTAAAGATGGTAAGGAATGGAAGAGGAACGATGAGAGGAAGCAGTGGAAAGAGAATGAATGGAAGAGTAAAAATGGTAAAGATGATAAGGAATGGAAGTGGAACGATGAGAGGAAGCAGCGGAAAGAGAATGAGTGGAAGAGTAAAAATGGTAAAGATGATAAGGAATGGAAGAGGAAAGACGAGAGGAAGCAGTGGAATGAGAATGAATGGAAGAGTAAAAATGATAGAGAGGATAAGGAATGGAAGaggaaagatgagaggaaacaGTGGAATGAGAATGAGTGGAAGAGtaaaaatgagaggaaacagtgggaaaacaaagaagagcagtggaagagaggaggacaaaaagaaagaaaatacaatggAGATCTAAACAAGGACACATCAAGCTCCCATCAACACAAAGATGAGCACAGATTTACCAGTAACCATGGCCACGAGGAAGAGCATCTGTGGGGAGACAGGAagcctcctcacacacaccgCCGACCCTCCCTGGAACAGCCCGAGTACTGGGTCCAGCAGAGAGAGCGCCTCCAGCACAACCCCAAACCCCCACAGCATTGTAACTCATTGGAGACCTGCGCCCAGGCTGAGGGGCTCATCCCTGTCCCCTTCCCGGAGTTCGAAGCCATCCTCCAATCTTACCTAGCCAAGGcggaggaggtgggggtggatGCTTCCAAAAGAGAAGAGCTCAAAAAGCTTGCCACTGAATTCTTCAAGGATGGAGTCTTTGTTCATGACCAGATGAGCTTTCAAGATTTTGTCGAGGATTTGGTAGATGTTTTGGAAGACATGGTGGAAGGAGATGGTGAAGAAGAGGATAGCGCCATAGAGGACGAAATGGAGGAGTTTGAAAGGGAGGTCCTGAAAAAGTTTTCAGTGCCAGGAGCTGGAGACAAAGAGGGGAGGCCCAAAGGggagtggaggatggagagcgTACGAGGACGTGGCTGA
- the pbxip1b gene encoding pre-B-cell leukemia homeobox interacting protein 1b isoform X2 — translation MSGGSSANNSWTILTPEETVTETLRPLAVETEHHEDSVTSAAGSGENQPAGGAESAEVLPVEGHPISEEKTAELSGDTSTEQHTSMPTAITDAPVPTSLEGSSSFVPGSDAHSQSEGLPEGSVQSNPDPDSFSDSYTHITPSPDEPPSMLLSTETLGGSEFTHEEERHTQEGTLHPLNGEGLQQEVGDSDLSTTTTDIGKQADSPVDSQVGEERTEKIGEGGEPEVRRRRSLLAALERIGRTEEEEEGEEEFQLPQREEDSGFSVNKCILGAVILLGLGTIFFSESDYGTGELKDAELPGKQEWFNQDVPPPPVDADSTELLNKLAKGNQQISVLQAQLQAQKEELKVAKGQAAEGAKERLLWEEMEKENSRLKKEMASLPVLQKENERMKRELESVLALQKELETLRSTVTELKLSSGTSEGAQAPVKHTTSPPSGQPEDSMQRTAGSIERQPRKPWDDQREKNKDMKRDKNYMDEKKDRKERDKSKWKEEEKKQRKDGGTTEWKKGKHEQGKFDKEKDKESKQKNEETKKWKEKDLKKEKASRGDEGKPWKDREGKKEWIEKRERKEWKEEKDWKKAKHDKVSEGKQWQSKEEKKDWKVGKDHGEKHKGREEWKGEKEWKNGKDDYKGSGREEKWERKDKKEKGEKKEWKKDSAWKSKNGKDQSKEGKWKGERKQWEESKNHGKGSKWKDERNKNEWKSKNDREDKEWKRNDERKQWKENEWKSKNGKDGKEWKRNDERKQWKENEWKSKNGKDDKEWKWNDERKQRKENEWKSKNGKDDKEWKRKDERKQWNENEWKSKNDREDKEWKRKDERKQWNENEWKSKNERKQWENKEEQWKRGGQKERKYNGDLNKDTSSSHQHKDEHRFTSNHGHEEEHLWGDRKPPHTHRRPSLEQPEYWVQQRERLQHNPKPPQHCNSLETCAQAEGLIPVPFPEFEAILQSYLAKAEEVGVDASKREELKKLATEFFKDGVFVHDQMSFQDFVEDLVDVLEDMVEGDGEEEDSAIEDEMEEFEREVLKKFSVPGAGDKEGRPKGEWRMESVRGRG, via the exons ATGTCTGGTGGTAGCAGTGCTAACAACAGCTGGACCATCCTCACTCCTGAG GAAACTGTCACTGAAACCCTGAGGCCTTTGGCTGTGGAGACAGAGCACCATGAAGACAGCGTCACATCTGCAGCAG GTTCTGGGGAGAACCAGCCTGCAGGTGGTGCAGAATCTGCAGAGGTACTCCCTGTGGAGGGCCACCCG AtatcagaagaaaaaacagccgAACTAAGTGGAGACACAAGCACAGAGCAACACACCTCCATGCCCACCGCCATCACTGATGCCCCTGTTCCTACCTCTTTGGAAGGGTCCAGCAGCTTTGTCCCTGGCAGTGATGCACACAGCCAGTCAGAGGGCCTACCTGAGGGCTCGGTACAGTCCAACCCTGACCCCGACTCATTTTCTGACTCCTACACCCACATAACCCCCTCCCCCGATGAGCCCCCATCCATGCTACtgagcacagagactctgggaGGGTCGGAGTTCACACATGAGGAAGAGAGGCATACACAGGAAGGAACACTGCATCCGCTAAACGGGGAGGGGCTACAACAGGAAGTGGGGGATTCAGACCTGTCTACGACGACGACTGACATAGGGAAACAGGCAG ACTCCCCTGTGGATTCACAGGTAGGTGAGGAGAGGACTGAGAAGataggagaggggggagagccagaggtgaggaggaggaggtcccTCTTGGCAGCTCTGGAAAGGATcggaaggacagaggaggaagaggaaggagaggaagagtttCAGCTGCCTCAACGAGAGGAAGACAGTGGGTTCTCTGTGAACAAGTGCATCCTGGGTGCTGTCATTCTGTTGGGCCTTGGCACCATCTTTTTTTCAG AGAGTGACTATGGTACAGGGGAGCTGAAAGACGCAGAGTTACCAGGAAAACAG GAGTGGTTCAATCAAGATGTTCCTCCACCCCCAGTAGATGCTGACAGTACAGAGCTTCTAAATAAATTAGCCAAAGGGAACCAGCAGATTTCTGTGCTACAAGCCCAACTTCAG gcACAGAAAGAAGAGCTAAAAGTAGCCAAgggacaggcagcagagggagcAAAGGAGCGGCTGCTgtgggaggagatggagaaggaaAACAGTAGGTTGAAGAAAGAGATGGCATCTCTCCCTGTCCTTCAGAAAGAGAacgagaggatgaagagagagcTGGAGTCTGTCCTGGCCCTACAGAAAGAACTAGAAACACTGAGATCCACTGTGACTGAATTAAAACTCTCCTCAG GGACCAGTGAAGGAGCTCAAGCACCTGTGAAGCACACTACATCGCCCCCCAGTGGCCAGCCAGAGGACAGCATGCAGCGCACAGCTGGATCTATAGAGAGACAGCCAAGGAAGCCATGGGATGaccagagggagaaaaacaaagatatGAAGAGGGATAAAAATTACATGGATGAGAAGAaggacaggaaagagagagacaaatccAAAtggaaggaagaagagaaaaaacagcGCAAAGATGGAGGTACGACAGAATGGAAAAAGGGAAAGCATGAGCAAGGAAAGTTTGAcaaggagaaagataaagaaTCTAAGCAAAAGAACGAGGAGACAAAAAAGTGGAAAGAGAAGGActtgaagaaagaaaaggcaagCAGAGGTGATGAAGGAAAGCCATGGAAGGATAGGGAAGGTAAGAAAGAGTGgatagaaaagagagagagaaaagaatggaaggaggagaaagactggaaaaaggCAAAGCATGACAAAGTTAGTGAGGGTAAACAATGGCAGagtaaggaggagaagaaggattGGAAGGTAGGAAAAGACCATGGAGAGAAGCACAAGGGCAGGGAGGAATGGAAGGGAGAGAAGGAATGGAAGAACGGGAAAGATGACTACAAGGGAAGTGGCAGAGAAGAGAAatgggagagaaaagacaagaaagaaaaaggagagaagaaagagtgGAAGAAAGACAGTGCCTGGAAGAGTAAAAATGGCAAGGATCAAAGTAAAGAAGGGAAATGGAAAGGTGAAAGGAAACAGTGGGAAGAGAGCAAAAATCATGGCAAAGGAAGTAAGTGGAAGGATGAGAGGAATAAGAATGAGTGGAAGAGTAAAAATGATAGAGAGGATAAGGAATGGAAGAGGAACGATGAGAGGAAGCAGTGGAAAGAGAATGAGTGGAAGAGTAAAAATGGTAAAGATGGTAAGGAATGGAAGAGGAACGATGAGAGGAAGCAGTGGAAAGAGAATGAATGGAAGAGTAAAAATGGTAAAGATGATAAGGAATGGAAGTGGAACGATGAGAGGAAGCAGCGGAAAGAGAATGAGTGGAAGAGTAAAAATGGTAAAGATGATAAGGAATGGAAGAGGAAAGACGAGAGGAAGCAGTGGAATGAGAATGAATGGAAGAGTAAAAATGATAGAGAGGATAAGGAATGGAAGaggaaagatgagaggaaacaGTGGAATGAGAATGAGTGGAAGAGtaaaaatgagaggaaacagtgggaaaacaaagaagagcagtggaagagaggaggacaaaaagaaagaaaatacaatggAGATCTAAACAAGGACACATCAAGCTCCCATCAACACAAAGATGAGCACAGATTTACCAGTAACCATGGCCACGAGGAAGAGCATCTGTGGGGAGACAGGAagcctcctcacacacaccgCCGACCCTCCCTGGAACAGCCCGAGTACTGGGTCCAGCAGAGAGAGCGCCTCCAGCACAACCCCAAACCCCCACAGCATTGTAACTCATTGGAGACCTGCGCCCAGGCTGAGGGGCTCATCCCTGTCCCCTTCCCGGAGTTCGAAGCCATCCTCCAATCTTACCTAGCCAAGGcggaggaggtgggggtggatGCTTCCAAAAGAGAAGAGCTCAAAAAGCTTGCCACTGAATTCTTCAAGGATGGAGTCTTTGTTCATGACCAGATGAGCTTTCAAGATTTTGTCGAGGATTTGGTAGATGTTTTGGAAGACATGGTGGAAGGAGATGGTGAAGAAGAGGATAGCGCCATAGAGGACGAAATGGAGGAGTTTGAAAGGGAGGTCCTGAAAAAGTTTTCAGTGCCAGGAGCTGGAGACAAAGAGGGGAGGCCCAAAGGggagtggaggatggagagcgTACGAGGACGTGGCTGA